A genomic stretch from Bradyrhizobium quebecense includes:
- the tsf gene encoding translation elongation factor Ts, translated as MATITAAMVKDLRESTGAGMMDCKAALTENGGDMQAAQDWLRKKGLSKAAKKAGRVAAEGLIGALTSGTKGVLVEVNSETDFVARNEQFQGLVKMIAQVALHNGADVETIKAAKVGDVTVETAISDAIATIGENMTLRRAASLEVSKGVVSSYVHNAVVEGAGKIGVIVALESTGKTDELAVLGRQLAMHVAAAKPLALDPAGLDPETVKREKDVLADKYRQQGKPENVIEKIVDSGLKTYYKEVCLLDQAFIHDSGKSVAQAVKEAEGKVGGPIKIAGFVNYALGEGIEKQESDFAAEVAAASGKK; from the coding sequence ATGGCAACGATCACAGCAGCGATGGTCAAGGATCTCCGCGAATCGACCGGCGCGGGCATGATGGATTGCAAAGCGGCGCTGACCGAGAACGGCGGCGACATGCAGGCCGCGCAGGATTGGCTGCGCAAGAAGGGCCTGTCAAAGGCCGCCAAGAAGGCCGGCCGCGTGGCCGCCGAGGGCCTGATCGGCGCGCTGACCTCCGGCACCAAGGGCGTGCTGGTCGAGGTCAATTCCGAGACCGACTTCGTTGCGCGTAACGAGCAGTTCCAGGGCCTGGTCAAGATGATCGCCCAGGTCGCGCTGCATAACGGTGCCGATGTCGAGACGATCAAGGCGGCCAAGGTCGGCGACGTCACCGTCGAGACCGCGATCTCCGACGCCATCGCGACGATCGGCGAGAATATGACGCTGCGCCGCGCCGCTTCGCTCGAAGTGAGCAAAGGCGTGGTGTCGAGCTACGTCCACAACGCCGTCGTCGAAGGCGCCGGCAAGATCGGCGTGATCGTGGCGCTGGAATCCACGGGCAAGACCGACGAACTCGCAGTGCTCGGCCGCCAGCTCGCCATGCACGTCGCGGCGGCAAAGCCGCTGGCGCTCGATCCGGCCGGGCTCGATCCTGAGACCGTCAAGCGCGAGAAGGACGTGCTGGCCGACAAGTACCGCCAGCAGGGCAAGCCGGAGAACGTCATCGAGAAGATCGTCGATTCCGGCCTGAAGACCTACTACAAGGAAGTCTGCCTGCTCGATCAGGCCTTTATCCACGACAGCGGCAAGTCCGTTGCCCAGGCGGTGAAGGAAGCTGAGGGTAAGGTCGGCGGGCCGATCAAAATCGCTGGCTTTGTGAACTATGCTCTCGGTGAGGGAATCGAGAAGCAGGAAAGCGACTTCGCCGCCGAAGTCGCGGCCGCCAGCGGCAAGAAGTAA
- a CDS encoding 30S ribosomal protein S2 yields the protein MSLPEFNMRQLLEAGVHFGHQSHRWNPKMQDYIFGARNNIHIIDLAQTVPMLHRALQAVSDTVAKGGRILFVGTKRSAQDGVADAAKRSAQYFVNSRWLGGTLTNWKTISASIKRLRHLDDVLSSGEASSYTKKERLTLQRERDKLDRSLGGIKDMGGLPDMIFVIDTNKEDIAIQEAQRLNIPVAAIVDTNSDPKGITYVVPGNDDAGRAISLYCDLVARAAIDGISRAQGDSGIDIGASAAPVQEDLPAAAPSGFQGLAGPRGTADNLKKLTGVSGTIEKKLNDLGIFHYWQLAELDHDTAHKIGEEVGLPSRADAWVAQAKTLAEAE from the coding sequence ATGTCGCTGCCCGAATTCAACATGCGTCAGCTCTTGGAAGCTGGCGTTCACTTTGGCCATCAGTCTCACCGCTGGAACCCGAAGATGCAGGATTACATCTTCGGCGCCCGCAACAACATCCACATCATCGACCTCGCGCAAACTGTGCCGATGCTGCATCGTGCCCTGCAGGCGGTCAGCGATACCGTCGCCAAGGGCGGCCGCATCCTGTTCGTCGGCACCAAGCGCTCGGCCCAGGACGGCGTTGCCGATGCGGCCAAGCGCTCGGCCCAGTATTTCGTCAACTCGCGCTGGCTCGGCGGCACGCTGACCAACTGGAAGACGATCTCGGCCTCGATCAAGCGTCTGCGCCATCTCGACGACGTGCTGTCGTCGGGCGAAGCCAGCTCCTACACCAAGAAGGAGCGGCTGACGCTGCAGCGCGAGCGCGACAAGCTCGACCGTTCGCTCGGCGGCATCAAGGACATGGGCGGTCTTCCCGACATGATCTTCGTGATCGACACCAACAAGGAAGACATCGCGATCCAGGAAGCCCAGCGGCTCAACATCCCGGTCGCTGCGATCGTCGACACCAATTCGGACCCCAAGGGCATCACCTATGTGGTGCCGGGCAATGACGACGCCGGCCGCGCGATCTCGCTGTATTGCGATCTCGTGGCGCGCGCCGCCATCGACGGCATCTCGCGTGCGCAGGGCGATTCCGGAATCGATATCGGTGCGTCGGCTGCGCCCGTGCAGGAAGACCTCCCGGCGGCTGCGCCGTCCGGCTTCCAGGGCCTCGCTGGTCCGCGCGGCACCGCCGACAACCTCAAGAAGCTCACCGGCGTGTCCGGTACGATCGAGAAGAAGCTCAACGACCTCGGCATCTTCCACTACTGGCAGCTCGCCGAGCTCGACCACGACACCGCGCACAAGATCGGCGAAGAAGTCGGTCTGCCGAGCCGTGCCGACGCCTGGGTTGCCCAGGCCAAGACGCTCGCCGAAGCGGAATAA
- a CDS encoding DUF2846 domain-containing protein → MLAGVLIVSGCVSDGIGTDYAAISQKFRPPKPGHSRVVVLQEKRKGLSMAFCACDLKLDGEPIGKISFGTYTFADRPAGRHQLVASEVMFPGDTAFNFATEPGRTYFFLLRSSERHDSVTGVSMVGGLVGGFVASAATANAANPGPADFVALDETIARTTLADLQLAQ, encoded by the coding sequence TTGCTGGCCGGTGTGTTGATAGTGTCGGGCTGCGTGAGCGATGGTATCGGCACCGACTATGCGGCGATCTCGCAGAAGTTCCGTCCACCGAAGCCGGGACATTCCCGCGTCGTCGTGCTCCAGGAAAAACGCAAGGGTCTGAGCATGGCGTTTTGCGCCTGCGACCTGAAGCTTGATGGCGAGCCGATCGGCAAGATTTCATTCGGGACCTATACGTTCGCCGATCGCCCCGCCGGCCGGCATCAACTGGTGGCGAGCGAAGTGATGTTTCCCGGCGACACCGCCTTCAACTTCGCAACCGAGCCGGGCCGCACCTATTTCTTTCTGTTGAGATCCAGCGAGCGCCACGACTCCGTCACCGGCGTGTCGATGGTGGGAGGTCTGGTCGGTGGCTTCGTCGCGTCGGCTGCGACCGCGAACGCCGCCAATCCCGGGCCGGCCGATTTCGTAGCGCTGGACGAGACGATCGCGCGCACGACGCTGGCGGACCTGCAATTGGCGCAATAG
- the dnaE gene encoding DNA polymerase III subunit alpha: protein MPNAGFVHLHVHSAYSLLKGSIKIAKLGELAKADRQPALALTDTDNMFGALEFSDKMAGYGIQPIVGCELAVDFGDVDPNTRSILATTGPTRIVLLAARERGYRSLMRLNSRAFLETPVNQTPHIKLDWLTDDAEDLIALTGGPDGPIALALRAEQAALAATRCERLASLFGDRLYIELQRHGIDKERRTEGGLIDLAYGKGLPLVATNEPYFASSDDYESHDALLCIAGGHLIAETNREQLTPDHRFKTRAEMAVLFADIPEALASTVEIAERCSFRPKTRKPILPFFTVGAAASSDAAADEAAELKRQAEEGLANRLRVHGLSPGMTEEDYSKRLAFELDVITRMKYAGYFLIVSDFIKWAKAQGIPVGPGRGSGAGSLVAWVLTITDLDPMRFALLFERFLNPERVSMPDFDIDFCQDRRGEVIQYVQERYGRDQVAQIITFGTLQARGVLRDVGRVLQMPYGQVDKLTKLVPQNPAAPVTLAQAIEGEPKLQAFRDEDPVVARAFDIAQRLEGLTRHASTHAAGIVIGDRPLSELVPMYRDPKSDMPVTQFNMKWVEPAGLVKFDFLGLKTLTVLDVAVKLLKQRDVHVDLATLPIDDAPSYQMLARGDVVGVFQVESQGMRRALIDMRPDRFEDIIALVALYRPGPMANIPTYCARKHGDEESEYLHPILEPILKETFGVIIYQEQVMQIAQQMAGYSLGQADLLRRAMGKKIRAEMDKQRDIFVAGAMKNGVGKGQAETIFELLAKFADYGFNKSHAAAYALVSYHTAYMKAHYPVEFLAASMTLELNNTDKLSEFRSEAQRLGIKVEAPNINRSGPTFEVSGNTIYYALAALKGVGIQAVEQIIEERNRKGAFTSLADFAARVSPRAVNKRIIESLAAAGAFDTLDPNRARVFAGADAILAACQRSHEAATSGQNDMFGSAPDAPSIMLPLVEPWLPADRLRREYDAIGFFLSGHPLDDYATALKRLRVQSWAEFSRAVKTGATAGKVAATVVSRMERRTKTGNKMGIMGLSDPTGHFEAVLFSEGLAQYRDVLEPGAAVLLQLGAELQGEDVRARVLHAEPLDHAAAKTQKGLRIFVRDTKPLESIARRLNMPEAAPAPGGAARPTPAVKPAPAAAPQAGAADGDVSLVMMLDLETEVEMKLPGRYKVSPQIAGAIKAVAGVVDVQTL from the coding sequence ATGCCGAATGCCGGATTCGTTCATCTTCACGTTCATTCCGCCTATTCGCTGCTGAAGGGCTCGATCAAGATCGCCAAGCTCGGCGAGCTCGCCAAGGCCGACCGTCAGCCGGCGCTGGCGCTCACCGACACCGACAACATGTTCGGGGCGCTGGAATTCTCCGACAAGATGGCCGGCTACGGCATCCAGCCAATCGTCGGTTGCGAACTGGCGGTGGATTTCGGCGATGTCGACCCCAATACGCGGAGCATCCTGGCGACGACGGGGCCGACGCGAATCGTGCTGCTGGCGGCCCGCGAGCGCGGCTACCGCAGCCTGATGCGGCTGAACTCGCGGGCGTTCCTGGAGACACCGGTCAACCAGACCCCGCACATCAAGCTCGACTGGCTCACCGACGACGCGGAGGATCTGATCGCGCTGACCGGAGGTCCCGACGGGCCGATCGCGCTGGCGCTGCGTGCCGAGCAGGCGGCGCTGGCTGCGACCCGCTGCGAACGCCTGGCGAGCCTGTTCGGCGATCGTCTCTACATCGAATTGCAACGCCACGGCATCGACAAGGAGCGCCGTACCGAGGGCGGTCTGATCGATCTCGCCTACGGCAAGGGCCTGCCGCTGGTTGCGACCAACGAGCCGTATTTCGCCAGCAGCGACGACTACGAATCGCATGATGCGCTGCTGTGCATCGCCGGCGGCCATTTGATCGCCGAGACCAACCGCGAGCAATTGACCCCCGATCACCGCTTCAAGACCCGTGCGGAAATGGCGGTGCTGTTCGCCGATATTCCGGAGGCGCTGGCCTCGACGGTGGAGATCGCCGAGCGCTGCTCGTTCCGGCCGAAGACCCGCAAGCCGATCCTGCCGTTCTTCACGGTCGGCGCCGCGGCTAGCTCCGATGCGGCCGCCGACGAAGCCGCCGAGTTGAAGCGCCAGGCCGAGGAGGGGCTCGCCAACCGCCTGCGGGTGCACGGTCTCTCGCCGGGCATGACTGAAGAGGACTACAGCAAGCGACTGGCTTTCGAGCTCGACGTCATCACCCGCATGAAATATGCGGGCTACTTCCTGATCGTCTCGGACTTCATCAAATGGGCGAAGGCGCAGGGCATTCCGGTCGGACCGGGCCGCGGCTCCGGCGCGGGCTCGCTGGTCGCCTGGGTGCTCACCATCACCGACCTCGATCCGATGCGGTTCGCCTTGCTGTTCGAGCGCTTTCTCAATCCCGAACGCGTCTCGATGCCGGACTTCGACATCGACTTCTGCCAGGACCGCCGCGGCGAGGTGATCCAGTACGTTCAGGAGCGCTACGGCCGCGACCAGGTGGCGCAGATCATCACCTTTGGTACGCTGCAGGCGCGCGGCGTGCTGCGCGACGTCGGGCGCGTGCTGCAGATGCCGTACGGGCAGGTCGACAAGCTGACCAAGCTGGTGCCGCAGAATCCCGCGGCGCCCGTGACGCTGGCGCAGGCGATCGAAGGCGAGCCCAAGCTGCAGGCGTTCCGCGACGAGGATCCGGTGGTGGCGCGTGCGTTCGACATCGCGCAGCGCCTCGAGGGCCTGACCCGCCACGCCTCGACCCACGCCGCAGGTATCGTGATCGGCGACCGGCCGCTGAGCGAGCTGGTGCCGATGTACCGCGATCCGAAATCCGACATGCCGGTCACCCAGTTCAACATGAAATGGGTCGAGCCGGCGGGCCTCGTGAAGTTCGACTTCCTCGGCCTCAAGACGCTGACGGTGCTCGATGTCGCGGTCAAGCTGCTCAAGCAGCGCGACGTTCATGTCGACCTCGCGACGCTGCCGATCGACGATGCGCCGAGTTACCAGATGCTGGCCCGGGGCGATGTCGTCGGCGTGTTCCAGGTGGAAAGCCAGGGCATGCGGCGCGCGCTGATCGACATGCGGCCGGACCGCTTCGAGGACATCATCGCACTGGTCGCGCTGTATCGCCCGGGCCCGATGGCGAACATCCCGACCTATTGCGCGCGCAAGCACGGCGATGAGGAGTCGGAATATCTGCATCCGATCCTGGAGCCGATCCTGAAGGAGACCTTCGGCGTCATCATCTATCAGGAACAGGTGATGCAGATCGCGCAGCAGATGGCGGGCTATTCGCTCGGCCAGGCCGACCTGCTGCGCCGCGCGATGGGCAAGAAGATCCGCGCCGAGATGGACAAGCAGCGCGACATCTTCGTCGCTGGCGCGATGAAGAACGGCGTTGGGAAGGGGCAGGCGGAGACGATCTTCGAGCTGCTCGCCAAGTTCGCCGACTACGGCTTCAACAAGAGTCACGCGGCGGCCTATGCGCTGGTGTCGTACCACACCGCCTATATGAAGGCGCATTACCCGGTCGAGTTCCTGGCGGCGTCGATGACGCTCGAACTCAACAACACCGACAAGCTTTCCGAATTCCGCTCCGAGGCGCAGCGGCTCGGCATCAAGGTCGAGGCGCCCAACATCAATCGCTCCGGCCCGACCTTCGAGGTCAGCGGCAACACGATCTACTACGCGCTCGCCGCGCTGAAGGGCGTCGGCATCCAGGCGGTGGAGCAGATCATCGAGGAGCGCAACAGGAAGGGCGCCTTTACCTCGCTCGCCGATTTCGCCGCAAGGGTGAGCCCGCGCGCCGTCAACAAGCGGATCATCGAAAGCCTTGCGGCGGCCGGCGCGTTCGACACGCTGGACCCGAACCGGGCCCGCGTCTTCGCCGGTGCCGATGCGATCCTCGCGGCGTGTCAGCGCAGCCACGAGGCGGCGACCTCGGGCCAGAACGACATGTTCGGCAGCGCGCCGGATGCGCCCAGCATCATGCTGCCGCTGGTCGAGCCATGGCTGCCCGCGGACCGGCTGCGGCGCGAATATGATGCGATCGGCTTCTTCCTGTCGGGTCATCCGCTCGACGACTACGCGACCGCGCTGAAGCGGCTGCGCGTGCAGTCCTGGGCGGAATTCTCGCGCGCGGTGAAGACTGGCGCGACGGCGGGCAAGGTCGCGGCAACCGTGGTGTCTCGCATGGAGCGGCGCACCAAAACCGGCAACAAGATGGGCATCATGGGCCTGTCGGATCCGACCGGCCATTTCGAGGCAGTCTTGTTCTCCGAGGGCCTCGCGCAGTACCGCGATGTGCTCGAGCCCGGGGCGGCCGTGCTGTTGCAGCTCGGCGCCGAGCTGCAGGGCGAGGACGTGCGGGCGCGGGTGCTGCACGCCGAGCCGCTGGATCACGCCGCGGCCAAGACGCAAAAGGGCCTGCGGATTTTCGTGCGCGACACCAAGCCGCTGGAGTCGATCGCGCGCCGGCTCAACATGCCGGAGGCCGCGCCCGCGCCGGGTGGCGCTGCAAGGCCGACGCCGGCGGTCAAGCCTGCGCCGGCAGCCGCGCCGCAGGCGGGTGCCGCCGACGGTGACGTCTCGCTGGTGATGATGCTGGATCTTGAAACCGAGGTGGAGATGAAGCTGCCCGGCCGCTACAAGGTCTCGCCGCAGATCGCCGGCGCAATCAAGGCGGTCGCGGGCGTGGTCGACGTGCAGACGCTGTAG
- a CDS encoding helix-turn-helix domain-containing protein: MNKLDRKTRAQILHLLCEGQSIRAITRLIGASKNTVAKLLVDAGHACAAYQDKTLRNLTCKRVQMDEIWSFVYAKAANVKGAKAAPASAGDVWTWTAIDADTKLIVSWLLGARDLDAAMTFTHDLESRLANRVQITSDGHAPYLQAVDAAFAGEVDYAMLIKLYGAAPEAEVRYSPAKCIGARKEPKSGNPEWKHISTSYAERSNLTMRMHMRRFTRLTNAFSKKVENHAAAIALHTMYYNFVRIHQTLKVTPAMAAGVTDKLWEMGDLVAMLEQWELANFKPEYQFVVRRYAIGKGCSVSVVWRGGEIDTVFGFESEADAMTWIKEKSQEWLINYKKSG; the protein is encoded by the coding sequence ATGAACAAGCTGGACCGAAAGACCCGCGCCCAAATCCTGCACCTCCTCTGCGAAGGGCAGTCGATCCGCGCCATTACCCGCCTGATCGGGGCCAGCAAGAACACCGTGGCAAAGCTGCTGGTGGACGCGGGCCACGCCTGCGCGGCCTATCAGGACAAGACGCTTCGGAACCTGACGTGCAAACGCGTCCAGATGGACGAAATCTGGAGCTTCGTTTACGCCAAGGCCGCGAACGTGAAGGGCGCTAAGGCCGCTCCAGCGAGCGCTGGCGACGTCTGGACGTGGACCGCCATCGACGCCGACACAAAGCTGATTGTGAGCTGGCTGCTCGGCGCTCGCGATCTGGACGCGGCTATGACGTTCACCCACGATCTCGAAAGCAGGCTGGCCAATCGCGTCCAGATCACTAGCGACGGGCATGCGCCGTATTTGCAGGCGGTTGATGCAGCGTTTGCCGGAGAGGTGGACTACGCCATGCTCATCAAGCTGTACGGCGCTGCCCCGGAGGCGGAAGTCCGTTACAGCCCGGCCAAGTGCATTGGCGCTCGCAAAGAGCCCAAGAGCGGCAACCCGGAATGGAAGCACATCAGCACGTCCTATGCTGAGCGCAGCAACCTCACCATGCGGATGCACATGCGCCGGTTCACCCGGCTCACCAATGCGTTCTCAAAGAAGGTCGAGAACCACGCTGCGGCGATTGCTCTGCATACAATGTACTACAACTTTGTGCGCATCCATCAGACGCTCAAGGTGACGCCTGCGATGGCCGCTGGCGTCACCGACAAGCTTTGGGAGATGGGCGACCTTGTTGCCATGCTGGAACAGTGGGAGCTGGCGAACTTCAAGCCGGAGTATCAATTCGTCGTGCGTCGATACGCCATCGGGAAGGGGTGTTCTGTGAGCGTCGTATGGCGCGGCGGCGAGATCGATACCGTTTTCGGCTTCGAAAGTGAGGCTGATGCAATGACTTGGATCAAAGAGAAGTCACAAGAATGGCTCATAAATTACAAGAAGAGCGGTTGA
- a CDS encoding helix-turn-helix domain-containing protein, producing the protein MSDLSKIKKFLDDDYRASYLDSHVKGSVAYQIQALREELGLNQTAFGALVGMPQSVISRLENAEGGSVNVNTLLKIAHGLKIGLAIKFCGFDSILAEDVTPVGLSVENIQSTIDRLALAKPLAPQSTVVVVTATKYPALESNRTWQTSSLPNQPSASIQRFPGSGTPSSGTFMLTQVTPA; encoded by the coding sequence GTGTCAGACCTGAGTAAGATCAAAAAATTCTTAGACGACGACTATCGAGCTTCGTATTTGGATTCCCACGTCAAGGGGAGCGTCGCCTATCAGATCCAAGCATTGCGCGAAGAATTGGGGTTAAATCAAACGGCATTCGGAGCGCTGGTCGGCATGCCGCAATCCGTTATCTCCCGGCTCGAAAATGCCGAGGGCGGCAGCGTTAATGTCAACACGCTGCTAAAGATCGCTCACGGACTCAAGATTGGCTTAGCCATTAAGTTCTGCGGCTTCGATTCAATCTTGGCCGAAGATGTGACGCCAGTCGGCCTCTCTGTCGAAAACATACAATCGACCATCGATCGATTAGCTCTGGCGAAGCCGCTTGCCCCACAGAGTACCGTAGTTGTCGTCACAGCGACTAAATATCCAGCTCTAGAAAGTAACCGAACATGGCAGACCAGCTCCCTTCCCAACCAGCCATCAGCGTCAATACAGCGGTTTCCAGGGTCAGGGACCCCCAGTTCAGGGACGTTTATGCTAACGCAAGTTACACCGGCCTAA
- a CDS encoding DUF3467 domain-containing protein → MADQLPSQPAISVNTAVSRVRDPQFRDVYANASYTGLSPFDLTLTFSKNTDFSGQMVQVDQVSVVVSPQHFKALVKSLSETLVAYEKVFGELKIPDSETTPALNAEQLEATIQSTRAAQRAAAATGEPTASPANEKKPPAKQSRGARKVKVT, encoded by the coding sequence ATGGCAGACCAGCTCCCTTCCCAACCAGCCATCAGCGTCAATACAGCGGTTTCCAGGGTCAGGGACCCCCAGTTCAGGGACGTTTATGCTAACGCAAGTTACACCGGCCTAAGCCCCTTCGATTTGACCCTAACATTTTCTAAGAATACCGATTTCTCGGGTCAAATGGTGCAGGTTGATCAGGTTTCGGTAGTGGTTTCGCCCCAGCATTTTAAAGCGCTGGTCAAGTCGCTTTCGGAAACCTTGGTTGCCTATGAGAAGGTTTTTGGCGAGCTAAAGATACCTGATTCAGAGACTACGCCAGCGCTGAACGCCGAGCAGTTGGAAGCCACGATCCAATCAACGAGGGCAGCGCAGAGAGCGGCAGCCGCTACTGGTGAACCTACGGCTTCTCCCGCCAACGAGAAGAAGCCGCCCGCGAAGCAATCTCGCGGCGCTCGGAAGGTGAAAGTGACTTAG
- a CDS encoding outer membrane protein, which yields MKKILLVTASLLALSATAASAADLAARPYTKAPPPMVAAVYDWTGFYIGINGGWGQSHDNRSVDGFGQAGSYDANGGTVGGQVGYRWQTGGWVWGLEAQGNWADFSGNLLVPGGTVRSKTDAFGLFTGQIGYAWNNVLLYAKGGAAVTDRNYQFLAPGGALASSTGFDTRWSPTVGVGLEFAFAQGWSLGVEYNHIFEDTHGATFVTPAGVGVTGFHTGGDTDMVLGRLNYKFGGPIIARY from the coding sequence ATGAAAAAGATTTTGCTTGTCACCGCCAGCCTGCTCGCGCTCAGCGCGACCGCTGCCTCTGCGGCTGACCTCGCGGCTCGCCCTTACACGAAGGCTCCGCCGCCCATGGTTGCCGCTGTGTATGATTGGACCGGCTTCTACATCGGTATCAACGGTGGTTGGGGCCAGAGCCACGACAACCGTTCGGTCGACGGTTTCGGCCAGGCCGGCAGCTACGATGCCAACGGCGGCACCGTCGGTGGCCAGGTCGGCTACCGCTGGCAGACCGGCGGCTGGGTCTGGGGTCTGGAAGCTCAGGGCAACTGGGCTGACTTCTCCGGCAACCTGCTGGTCCCGGGCGGCACCGTTCGCTCGAAGACCGATGCGTTCGGCCTGTTCACCGGTCAGATCGGCTACGCCTGGAACAATGTCCTGCTGTACGCCAAGGGCGGCGCTGCGGTCACCGATCGCAACTATCAGTTCCTGGCACCCGGCGGCGCGCTGGCGTCCTCGACCGGCTTCGACACCCGTTGGAGCCCGACGGTCGGCGTTGGCCTCGAATTCGCCTTCGCTCAGGGCTGGTCGCTCGGCGTCGAATACAACCACATCTTCGAAGACACGCACGGTGCGACCTTCGTGACCCCGGCTGGCGTCGGCGTGACCGGCTTCCACACCGGTGGCGACACCGACATGGTTCTCGGCCGTCTGAACTACAAGTTCGGTGGCCCGATCATCGCGCGTTACTGA
- a CDS encoding DUF3551 domain-containing protein, with product MRTMILAAAASVVALATFGTAPSHAVGVRYPFCIQGDRYPGLSNCSYPSYEACLATASGIGQNCIANPYYAGDNDPRSYLHVAPRDRREGNFFDLFFH from the coding sequence ATGCGGACGATGATTCTTGCTGCTGCGGCGTCGGTGGTCGCGCTCGCCACGTTTGGCACGGCGCCCTCCCATGCCGTCGGCGTGCGTTACCCGTTCTGCATCCAGGGCGACCGCTACCCAGGTCTCAGCAACTGCTCCTATCCGTCCTATGAGGCGTGCCTCGCCACCGCCTCCGGCATCGGACAGAACTGCATCGCCAACCCCTATTATGCCGGCGACAACGACCCGCGCTCCTATCTGCACGTCGCCCCGCGGGACCGCCGTGAGGGCAATTTCTTCGACCTGTTCTTCCACTGA
- a CDS encoding DUF3551 domain-containing protein, translated as MRNLVLALFPALLALGAITSTPANAQKYDSTSPVCKTNYRWGGEDTDCGYTSLEQCRASASGLAAMCITNPYYAGPPIDRRPSQSGRRPRAAY; from the coding sequence ATGCGAAACCTGGTTCTGGCACTGTTTCCGGCGCTCCTGGCGCTGGGTGCGATCACAAGCACGCCAGCCAATGCCCAGAAATACGATTCGACCTCGCCGGTCTGCAAGACGAACTACCGATGGGGCGGCGAGGATACCGACTGCGGCTACACGTCGCTGGAGCAGTGCCGCGCCTCGGCGTCCGGCCTCGCCGCGATGTGCATCACCAATCCATATTATGCCGGGCCGCCGATTGATCGTCGGCCGAGCCAGTCTGGCAGACGGCCTCGCGCCGCTTATTGA
- a CDS encoding ABC transporter ATP-binding protein, producing MAEGAEDVPVVYLHDIKREYRQGEATLTVLNGAKLALWPGQSVALVAPSGSGKSTLLHIAGLLESPDEGEVYVAGTPTSQMSDVDRTQIRRSDIGFVYQSHRLLPEFSALENVMLPQMIRGLKRSETVKRATEILAYLGLGDRITHRPAELSGGEQQRVAIARAVANAPRVLFADEPTGNLDPGTADHVFNALMQLVKATRVAMLIATHNMDLAARMDRRVSLSNGQVVELE from the coding sequence ATGGCAGAGGGGGCGGAAGACGTACCGGTCGTCTATCTTCATGATATCAAGCGGGAATACAGGCAGGGCGAAGCGACGCTGACGGTTCTGAACGGCGCCAAGCTGGCGCTGTGGCCCGGTCAATCGGTGGCGCTGGTGGCGCCGTCGGGATCCGGCAAGTCGACGCTGCTGCACATCGCGGGCCTGCTGGAGAGTCCCGATGAGGGTGAGGTCTATGTCGCGGGCACGCCGACCTCGCAGATGTCCGACGTCGACCGCACGCAGATTCGCCGCTCCGATATCGGTTTCGTCTATCAGTCGCACCGGCTGCTGCCGGAGTTCTCGGCGCTCGAGAACGTCATGCTGCCGCAGATGATTCGTGGCCTCAAGCGCTCCGAAACCGTGAAACGCGCGACCGAGATCCTGGCCTATCTCGGGCTCGGCGACCGCATCACCCATCGTCCCGCGGAGCTCTCGGGCGGCGAACAGCAGCGTGTGGCGATCGCGCGCGCGGTTGCCAACGCACCGCGGGTGCTGTTTGCGGACGAGCCGACCGGGAATCTGGATCCGGGGACGGCCGATCACGTCTTCAACGCGCTGATGCAGCTCGTGAAGGCGACCCGGGTCGCGATGCTGATCGCGACCCACAACATGGATCTCGCCGCACGGATGGATCGCCGGGTGTCGCTGTCGAATGGGCAGGTCGTCGAGCTCGAATAG